Below is a genomic region from Pseudanabaena sp. BC1403.
AAGTCGTGCGCTCTAGTTTGCGTAAATGTAAAGCTAATTTGGCGGTAGCAGTCGTTTTACCTGTACCCTGCAAACCTGCCATCAAAATTACTGTTGGGCTATTGGCAGCCTCTGCGAGCGGCACATTTGCCTCGCCCATCGTCCTGACTAATTCGTCATAGACGATCTTGATAAATTGCTGATCGGGGCGCACACCTGCGATGACATCAGCGCCTTGAGCCTGTTTGGAGATTTCTTCGACAAATTCTTTGACAACCTGTAAGTTGACATCTGCCTCTAATAGCGCCCTGCGTACCTCGCGAATCGCGCCTTGGATATTGGAGTCAGAGATTTTGTCCTGTCCGCGTAACTTTTTCCAAGCCGCCTCAAATTTATCGGCGATTTCATCAAACATATCTAGTTTTGCTTTTGCTGTTAGTTCTACCTACTAATTTACCTTTACCACTGTGACATTGATCCTGATCTGTGAAAATTACGGATGCGATCGAAGCAATCTTTTTGAAATAAAGGCTGTTCAAAAAATTTTACTTGAGATGCTTAACCAATATATTCGTCAAACTGTTTAGCTTTGATGCAACTTCAGTTCTGTGGCATCTTGAAGAATCCATTTCTGCACAAAGTATTAGGACATTTCCACTTTCAACTATTTCAGCAACTTCAGATAATGTTTGTTCCGCCTCGGTTTTCTCAGGAGGAATCCAACGTTCACAGCCCGATAAGTTACCGAGAGATGTT
It encodes:
- a CDS encoding DUF488 domain-containing protein, whose protein sequence is MSNLATSEKKLILTFGYGNRKNYDVFIDYLKEFNVTCVIDVRLSPRAWSRKWYGAAIESLCNSRNIQYISKTSLGNLSGCERWIPPEKTEAEQTLSEVAEIVESGNVLILCAEMDSSRCHRTEVASKLNSLTNILVKHLK